One segment of Rosa chinensis cultivar Old Blush chromosome 6, RchiOBHm-V2, whole genome shotgun sequence DNA contains the following:
- the LOC112172696 gene encoding uncharacterized protein LOC112172696: MEAPYSSVSSESHSITIGSGSGICNELTPSAPFPEYASNRLRTKEETQIDPSIMSGLQNQVDASETRHKTKVTSAEWKFILAGVCLEVLSIAFDQVASPTKGGYALLGLFFVFAALVLSLWELIHQYRKERAKSRRVGVRRFHDHRRSKNPRSFYAVLGSSSIIYGLVFGITQCICSIVQCVFFLRHGDNPIKASLSPAVFLICMAIKKFICPYAGE; encoded by the exons ATGGAGGCCCCTTACAGTTCAGTCTCCAGTGAGTCTCATTCGATTACAATTGGTTCCGGTTCTGGTATTTGTAATGAGCTAACGCCCAGCGCACCCTTTCCTGAGTATGCTTCCAACAGGCTTAGAACAAAG GAGGAGACACAGATTGACCCGTCGATAATGTCGGGTTTACAGAATCAGGTAGATGCCTCTGAGACAAGGCACAAGACAAAG GTTACTTCAGCAGAGTGGAAATTTATACTTGCTGGCGTTTGCCTAGAGGTTTTATCTATTGCTTTTGATCAAGTTGCTTCCCCAACCAAAGGCGGCTATGCACTATTAGgtctatttttcgtttttgctgcTCTAGTCCTCAGCCTCTGGGAACTCATTCACCAGTATAGAAAGGAAAGAGCCAAATCCAGGAGAGTTGGAGTTCGGCGGTTTCATGATCATCGACGATCAAAAAATCCACGATCATTTTATGCAGTTTTGGGTAGTAGTTCCATCATATATGGATTAGTTTTTGGCATCACTCAGTGTATTTGCTCGATTGTTCAGTGTGTTTTCTTCCTTCGCCACGGGGATAATCCTATAAAAGCATCACTTTCGCCTGCCGTCTTTCTTATTTGTATGGcaattaaaaaatttatttgccCATATGCTGGTGAATAA